A window from Mogibacterium neglectum encodes these proteins:
- the dltA gene encoding D-alanine--poly(phosphoribitol) ligase subunit DltA codes for MDIIAKIKSTAIEAPDRLVFSSRDGKITYGELWKRSSALASYISNRLKGNREPIMVYGHKHPDMLVAFLACVRSGHAYCPVDIGNPPERVSDIASAIDNEIVIVVQHEEMLNIDDKYEVVGREKLDTILESCTSYDDRESVSGDETYYIIFTSGSTGKPKGVKIPADALNNYLKWSVTLSGGIPEATRFLNQAPFSFDLSVMDLYTGLATGSIIIALDKGLQQDMPEMLKYIASSDIEYWVSTPSFSDMCLGEADFSEEKFGSIKAFLFCGEVLTKDTARQLRARFPHAKVINTYGPTESTVCVTEIDITDEIIDREGALPIGLPKPGTEIRIDPDNSEMIIVGDSVSSGYYKDKERTDKVFFMTEAGSLSENPNELVRAYRTGDTGHYDESGMLFCDGRIDHQVKLHGYRIELGDIESNLTNIDGVAAAAVIPKRHEGKVESLTAFVVREGNIIADDYSGRKYVRETLKAFLPSYMVPKRVKFIDKMPLTNNGKADRKKLEEFV; via the coding sequence ATGGATATCATAGCAAAGATTAAGAGTACTGCTATAGAAGCACCGGATCGCTTGGTGTTTAGCTCTAGAGATGGTAAGATAACCTATGGCGAACTTTGGAAAAGGTCATCAGCGCTTGCTAGTTACATATCGAATAGACTAAAAGGAAATCGTGAACCTATCATGGTTTATGGACATAAGCATCCGGATATGCTCGTTGCTTTTCTCGCATGCGTGAGATCAGGCCATGCGTATTGTCCAGTGGATATAGGAAATCCTCCAGAGAGGGTAAGTGATATTGCATCAGCTATAGATAATGAAATCGTAATAGTGGTGCAACATGAGGAAATGCTCAATATAGACGATAAGTATGAGGTTGTTGGCAGAGAAAAACTCGATACTATTCTTGAAAGTTGCACCTCTTATGACGATAGAGAGTCTGTATCAGGTGATGAGACTTACTACATCATATTTACCTCGGGAAGCACAGGAAAGCCTAAGGGCGTTAAAATACCAGCTGATGCGCTTAATAACTACTTAAAATGGTCAGTGACACTTTCTGGCGGTATTCCAGAGGCTACAAGATTTTTAAATCAAGCTCCTTTTTCTTTTGATCTATCTGTGATGGATTTGTACACTGGTCTCGCAACTGGATCGATAATCATTGCGCTGGATAAAGGCTTGCAGCAGGATATGCCGGAAATGCTAAAGTATATCGCATCGTCTGATATCGAATACTGGGTGTCTACTCCTTCGTTTTCGGATATGTGCTTAGGAGAAGCCGATTTTAGTGAAGAGAAATTTGGAAGTATCAAGGCGTTCCTTTTCTGCGGAGAGGTTCTTACAAAGGATACGGCGAGACAGCTTAGGGCGAGATTCCCTCATGCAAAGGTCATCAATACATATGGTCCAACAGAATCGACTGTATGTGTGACAGAAATTGATATCACAGATGAGATTATTGATAGAGAAGGTGCACTCCCTATCGGGCTTCCTAAACCGGGTACTGAGATCAGAATTGATCCAGACAACAGCGAAATGATAATCGTCGGAGACTCAGTAAGCTCGGGATACTATAAGGATAAAGAGAGAACCGACAAAGTATTCTTCATGACTGAAGCCGGATCCCTAAGTGAAAATCCTAATGAGCTTGTTAGGGCTTACAGAACAGGCGACACAGGTCACTACGATGAATCGGGTATGCTGTTCTGCGATGGCAGAATTGACCATCAGGTTAAGCTACATGGTTACAGAATAGAGCTTGGAGATATTGAGTCTAATCTTACAAATATAGATGGAGTAGCAGCTGCTGCAGTTATTCCAAAGAGACACGAAGGAAAGGTTGAGAGTCTTACTGCCTTTGTTGTAAGAGAAGGGAATATCATTGCTGATGACTATAGTGGCAGAAAATACGTGCGTGAAACGCTAAAAGCCTTCTTGCCTAGCTACATGGTCCCAAAGCGTGTAAAGTTTATCGACAAGATGCCACTTACTAACAATGGCAAGGCAGATAGAAAGAAATTGGAGGAGTTTGTATAG